The Polyangium mundeleinium genome contains the following window.
TCTTCTTGAACCTGCTCGTCAACGCCCTCCAGGCGCTCCCGCAAGGCTCGGCGCAGACGAACGAGATCCGCGTCGTCACGGCCACGCACAAGGTCTCGGGCAGCGCGCTCGTCGAGATCCGCGACAACGGCCCCGGCATCCCGTTTGAGATCCTGAACCGCGTCTTCGAGCCCTTCTTCACGACCAAGCCCGTCGGCGTCGGCAGCGGCCTCGGCCTCTCGATCTGCCGCAGCATCGTGAGCGCGCACGGCGGCCGCATCGAGATCGAGAGCGAGGTCGGCAAAGGCACGGTCGTCCGCGTCACGCTCCTGCCCGCCGAGAACGTCGACCTCGGCGGCGAGCCTCGCTCCGAGATCCCGAAGCGCGCGCCCGTCCCGCGCCTCACGGTCCTCGTCGTCGACGACGAGCCCGCGCTCCTCTCGGCCATCGTGCGCCAGCTCGAGCGCAGCCACGACGTCGACGGGCGGACGAGCTGGAAAGGCGCGCTCGAAGCGCTCGCGGACAAACCCTACGATGCCGTGCTCTGCGACGTGATGATGCCCGGGGTCTCCGGCTTCGACATCCATCGCTCGCTCTGCGAGCGGATGCCCGAGTCGAACGAGCGCATCGTGTACATGACGGGCGGCGCTTTCACCCAGGATGCCCGCAGTTTCCTGGCCCAGGCCCCGAACCGGTGCCTGGAAAAACCCTTCTCGCCCGCCGACCTCGAAGAGATCCTCCGCGCGATCACCCCTCGCGCGCGCGCGTCGTCCTCGGTTTGAGCTAACCTCCGCCCCCGAGATGATGAGCGATGGCCTCCGCCTCGCGTTTCAGGGCGGCACCGTGCGCCTCGACGGCCTCGCGCAGGACGACGCGACGAGCCTGCCGCCCGCCTGCGCCTGGGACGCGCGCGAGAACACCTTCCGCCTCCCCGCGTCTTCGTACGCGGACATCGTCCTCTGGCTGCGCGCCAAGAAGCTCGCGTTCACCGACGAAGCGCGCACCTACGACACGCTCGACGTCGAGCCCGCCGCGCGCCACGAGCCCTTCCCGTACCAGCGCGAGGCGCTCGACGCGTGGGCCGCGCATCGCTTCCGCGGCGTCGTCGTCCTGCCGACGGGCGCGGGAAAAACCTACGTCGCGACCATGGCGATCGCCGGCCGCAAGCGCTCCACGCTCGTCGTCGTACCCACGCTCGACCTCTTGAACCAGTGGTACGACATCCTCGCCGCCGCGTTCGGCCGCGCCATCGGCGTCATCGGCGGCGGCTACCACGAAGTCGAGCCGATCACCGTCACCACCTACGACTCCGCGCACCTGCACATGGATCGGCTCGGCGGGCGCTTCGGCCTCGTCGTCTTCGACGAGTGCCATCACCTCCCGAGCCCCTCCTACCAGCTCGCCGCGCGCATGAGCATCGCGCCCTTCCGCCTCGGCCTCACGGCCACGCCCGAGCGCACCGACGGCCGCGCCTACGACGAGCTCATCGGCCCCATCGTCTATCGCAAGGACATCACCGAGCTCTCCGGCGAGTACCTCGCTTCGTACGAGACCGAACGAATCAGCGTCCCGCTCTCGCCCGAGGAGCGCGAGGCCTACGACGCCGCCCGCGGCGAGTACGTCACCTTCCTCCGCGAAGAGGGCATCCGCATGTCGGCCCCCGACGGCTGGAGCCGCTTCCTCTACCTCTCCTCGCGCAGCGACGCGGGCCGCCGCGCCTTCCTCGCCTACCGCAGGCAACGCGCGCTCGCGCTCGCCGCGCCGGGCAAGATCAACGTCCTCGCCCGCTTGCTCCACAACCACCGGCAGGACCGCACGATCGTCTTCACCGAGGACAACGCGACCGTCCACCAGATCTCGCGCCGCTTCCTCCTGCCCGCGATCACCCACCAGACCCGCGTCAAGGAGCGCAGCGCCATCCTCGCCGCCTTCAACGCCGGCGACCTCACGGCCGTCGTCACCTCGAAGGTCCTGAACGAAGGTGTCAACGTCCCCGAGGCCAACGTCGCCATCGTTTTGAGCGGCAACGGTTCGGTCCGCGAGCACGTCCAGCGCCTCGGCCGCATCCTGCGCAAGGGACAGGACAAACGCGCGCTGCTCTACGAGCTCGTCGCCGAGAACACCGCCGAGCAGTACACGAGCGACAAGCGGAGGGAGCACGTTGCTTACAAGTGATCTCCTCCGCGTGCGCCGCAAAGGCGGCCGCGTCCTT
Protein-coding sequences here:
- a CDS encoding DEAD/DEAH box helicase family protein, with protein sequence MSDGLRLAFQGGTVRLDGLAQDDATSLPPACAWDARENTFRLPASSYADIVLWLRAKKLAFTDEARTYDTLDVEPAARHEPFPYQREALDAWAAHRFRGVVVLPTGAGKTYVATMAIAGRKRSTLVVVPTLDLLNQWYDILAAAFGRAIGVIGGGYHEVEPITVTTYDSAHLHMDRLGGRFGLVVFDECHHLPSPSYQLAARMSIAPFRLGLTATPERTDGRAYDELIGPIVYRKDITELSGEYLASYETERISVPLSPEEREAYDAARGEYVTFLREEGIRMSAPDGWSRFLYLSSRSDAGRRAFLAYRRQRALALAAPGKINVLARLLHNHRQDRTIVFTEDNATVHQISRRFLLPAITHQTRVKERSAILAAFNAGDLTAVVTSKVLNEGVNVPEANVAIVLSGNGSVREHVQRLGRILRKGQDKRALLYELVAENTAEQYTSDKRREHVAYK